The segment ATCCTGTATCTCAAAGCACAAGTCAAGGCAGGAGTGGATTTGGTTCAGATTTTTGATTCTTGGGCGGGGATTCTTTCTCCTCGCCAATATGAGGAGTTTGGTCTCAAATATATCCAACAGATTTGTGATGCGATAGACGAAGTGCCCATTACTGTATTTGCTAAGGGAGCCTTTTTTGCTCGTCAAGGTATGGGGCAGCTCAACTGCGAAACGATTGGTCTAGACTGGAATATGGATGTGGTCGAATCGAGACAGTTGATCGGTGGCAGCAAGACTCTACAAGGCAATCTTGATCCATGTGTACTATATAGTTCACATGCGGAGATCGAGCGTAGAACCATTGAAATGTTACAATCTTTTGGAGGTCATCAACACATTGCCAATCTTGGACACGGAGTGTATCCCGACATAAATCCTGAAAAGGTCAAAACCTTTATCAATACTGTCAAAAACTGGAGAGCGAATTAGCTTTCAGAAAGCTGTGTTTGGCTCTTTTCGATATGCAATCTGATCTTGTTGTAGAGATCTTCTGGATCAAATGGTTTGGTAATAAAATCATCCATGCCATATTCATATACCTTATCTCCCACATCCAACATGACGGATGCCGTCAATGCTAGAATAGGTGTTTTGAGACCTCCTTTTCTTAACTCTTTGGAGGCTGTATATCCGTCCATCACAGGCATCTGCAAGTCCATCAGTATCAAATCATAAGTAACGGTTGCGGTCTTTTCTAGCGACTCCCTTCCATTCTCTGCTACATCCACCTCGATATCCCATCTCGATAAAAACTTCTTGGCTACCATGACATTGACAGGGTTATCCTCCACGAGTAGGACTTTCTTCCCCTTCAAATCGTTGCGCGCTTCGCTAATTACATCTGCCACTTTTTCTTGGTTTTCACTGATTGAGAATGTTTGTGTAAAATAAAAACGAGATCCTTGACCTTCGACACTAAAGACATTGATTTTTGTATTCTGCAAATCTAATATGCGTTTGGTTATCGACAAACCTAAACCTGTACCTCCATACTGTCGGGTCGTGGAGGTTGAGGCTTGTGCAAAACGCTCGAATATTTCTGCTTGCTTGTCCTTAGGTATTCCTATACCAGAATCTTCCACAATAAATTTGATAGATATGCGCTTCTTCGTCAGCATAATCTTTGTCAAACTCAAGGTCACACCTCCTTCATTTGTGAATTTGATCGCATTCCCTATTAAATTAGTCAAGATTTGACTGGTACGAAGGCTGTCACATTGGATAAACGTAGGGATATCCTCATCATAAATCACATTAAGATATATGCCCTTTTCTTTGGCTTTGGTCTCTTGACCTTTCACTATATTTTTACACAACTCTATGATATTCGTATCCAAGTATTCAAACTCTATTTTACCCGCATCCAATTTGCTATAATCCAGCACATCATTGATCAAGACATGGAGATGCTGAGCAGAAAATTTGAGTGTTTTGAGATCATCCACATGCCGCTTTTTAGGCTCATCTCCTATCAAATAATTGGTCAGACCGATCACTGCATTGAGGGGTGTTCGAATCTCGTGGGAAATCATGGATAAAAAATCGGATTGTGATTTAGCTGCTGCCTCGGCTTTCTCTTTGGCCATCTCAATCTTACGATTGTACTTGTAAAACAAAATAATGGACTGTATAAAAAAGAACTGCTGATACCCTAAAAAATAGAATAAAAGCGATCCATGTGTGTAACCGAAGTACTCAAAAACCCTGGTCCCCACCACAAAAAACAAAACAGAAGAACTGAGCAAAGACAATTTAGACCCTTCTCTCTTTCTGATCACAGCGATCGAATAGGTGATCAGCATATAGGCAAAGCAGAACAAAACAAATACTGAAAATGGCAATGCCAGCTCTGTAAATACCTTGACTGGAAAGAAAAGAGTCATCAAAATACTCCCTCCACAAAACACAGAGGTGATGAATAAGAATATCTTGGAAGTGTCCCTTCTATACAAATGGAACGAGTAAAACGAAAATGCCCAAACGGAGACAAACAAGGTAACATACTCCAGTTTAAGCGTCAATATCCACGGCAAAGTAGGAACTAAAGAATGGAAGGTATAATTACCAGACCCGATAGCTTGATAACTATAAAACAAACAAAACAGGGCGTAAAAGAAAATCTGCTTTTCGTGTCTACCATACGAAAACAACACCATAAAAAAGAGCCCCACAAAGAACAAACTAGAAGCCATAATCAAATCATTGGCTTCCTCACGACGCTTTTGGGTCTGCATGATGACCTTTTCTCCCAATTCTATAGGTGCAAATGCACCTCCTCTGGAATGCTTGAAATTGGAAATCTGCAAGACTATGTCTAGTGTATCGTTGGTGACTTTTAGATCTCTGGTAATCATCTCCCAGTGGGGTACCGAAGTAGACGCACTTTTACCTACCTGACCATTGGATGAAATGTACTCTCCGTTGATGAATAGTATATAAGAACTGTAAAAGTGAGGCACAGATATTGCCAATTCTGGCGTCACAGAGTTGAGGATTACTCGCAATCTATGGGTAGCAAAGCCATCAGATCTCACCACCTGAGTACCTACCGTGTCCCCCTTCCATAATTTGGGGAATTGCCTAAATACCGGATCAATATTGGATGAGTCAAATTCACTGGGATAGATGAGTTTCTTCCAGTAAAACTCCCACTCTCCCTGCAGGTGCAAGGGGGTTTTGTTTTGAAACTCCCAATCCCGGAGATCGAGGACGCCCATTCGTGCTTCAGGCAGCTCTTTGGCACTTGCCGTCGAAAGCAAGAAAATACTTCCTAGCAGAAGGTAGAGTCCAAAAAAGTAAGGGCTACATCTCAAAATTTAAAGGTTCATCGGTTCTAAGAGCTTAAAACTAATGAAATCAACTGATAATTAACCAAATAGAGGGTCGAAAGAGTTCGACCCTCTAAAAAGTTATATCAATTCAATTTTGCGACTGCTTCTTTGATTCTTATGATCGCAGTTTTCAAATTCTCTTCAGAAGCGGCATACGACAACCTGATACAGTTAGGGTCTCCGAATGCATCACCCGTCACCAATGAAACTTGAGCACTCTCCAAAAGGAAAACACAGAAGTCTTCAGAGTTGTTGATTGTCATTTTACCATCAGACTTGCCAAAATAGTAGCTTACATCTGGGA is part of the Reichenbachiella agarivorans genome and harbors:
- a CDS encoding response regulator, producing MLSTASAKELPEARMGVLDLRDWEFQNKTPLHLQGEWEFYWKKLIYPSEFDSSNIDPVFRQFPKLWKGDTVGTQVVRSDGFATHRLRVILNSVTPELAISVPHFYSSYILFINGEYISSNGQVGKSASTSVPHWEMITRDLKVTNDTLDIVLQISNFKHSRGGAFAPIELGEKVIMQTQKRREEANDLIMASSLFFVGLFFMVLFSYGRHEKQIFFYALFCLFYSYQAIGSGNYTFHSLVPTLPWILTLKLEYVTLFVSVWAFSFYSFHLYRRDTSKIFLFITSVFCGGSILMTLFFPVKVFTELALPFSVFVLFCFAYMLITYSIAVIRKREGSKLSLLSSSVLFFVVGTRVFEYFGYTHGSLLFYFLGYQQFFFIQSIILFYKYNRKIEMAKEKAEAAAKSQSDFLSMISHEIRTPLNAVIGLTNYLIGDEPKKRHVDDLKTLKFSAQHLHVLINDVLDYSKLDAGKIEFEYLDTNIIELCKNIVKGQETKAKEKGIYLNVIYDEDIPTFIQCDSLRTSQILTNLIGNAIKFTNEGGVTLSLTKIMLTKKRISIKFIVEDSGIGIPKDKQAEIFERFAQASTSTTRQYGGTGLGLSITKRILDLQNTKINVFSVEGQGSRFYFTQTFSISENQEKVADVISEARNDLKGKKVLLVEDNPVNVMVAKKFLSRWDIEVDVAENGRESLEKTATVTYDLILMDLQMPVMDGYTASKELRKGGLKTPILALTASVMLDVGDKVYEYGMDDFITKPFDPEDLYNKIRLHIEKSQTQLSES